In Luteibacter mycovicinus, a genomic segment contains:
- a CDS encoding alpha/beta fold hydrolase, translating to MNDTDRNILGRYAVTALALALLVLAPSIHAEDGPVYGSELQGFGYPYPVAHFRFRSQRQDVQMAYMDVAPKGRKANGRTVVLLHGKNYCAATWAPTIDVLSRAGYRVFAVDQIGFCKSSKPQSYQFTFQQLAHNTNDLLKSLHIDKAIVMGHSTGGMLGIRYALIYPDQVEQLVLVDPIGLEDWRAKGVPPVSVDQWYERELKTTADRIRNYEKTTYFAGQWKPEYEASVQMLAGMYRGPQRDLVAWNSALLYDMIFNEPVVYELPRLQPRTLLMIGDKDVTAIAKDFAPADVRPTLGNYPKLAKDAVAAMPHATLVEFPDAGHAPQMQEPARFHEALLKGLQSAH from the coding sequence ATGAATGACACCGATCGCAACATCCTCGGACGCTACGCCGTCACCGCGCTCGCACTGGCCCTCCTTGTACTGGCGCCGTCGATTCACGCCGAAGACGGCCCGGTATACGGCAGCGAACTCCAGGGCTTCGGTTATCCGTACCCTGTCGCGCATTTCCGCTTCAGGTCGCAGCGGCAGGACGTGCAGATGGCCTATATGGACGTCGCCCCGAAGGGACGTAAGGCCAACGGCCGTACGGTCGTCCTGCTTCACGGCAAGAATTACTGTGCCGCCACGTGGGCTCCGACCATCGACGTGCTCTCGCGCGCCGGCTATCGCGTGTTCGCCGTGGATCAGATCGGTTTCTGCAAATCGTCCAAACCGCAAAGCTATCAGTTCACCTTCCAGCAACTCGCACACAACACGAACGACCTGCTGAAGTCGCTGCACATCGACAAAGCCATCGTCATGGGTCACTCGACCGGCGGCATGCTGGGCATTCGCTACGCGCTCATTTACCCCGATCAGGTCGAGCAGCTCGTGCTCGTCGATCCCATCGGTCTGGAAGACTGGCGCGCCAAGGGCGTGCCGCCGGTGTCGGTGGACCAGTGGTACGAACGCGAACTGAAGACGACGGCCGATCGTATCCGGAATTACGAGAAAACGACCTACTTCGCCGGTCAGTGGAAGCCCGAATACGAGGCCTCCGTGCAGATGCTTGCCGGCATGTACCGGGGGCCGCAACGCGACCTCGTCGCCTGGAACTCGGCGCTGCTCTACGACATGATTTTCAACGAGCCGGTCGTCTACGAGCTTCCGCGCCTGCAGCCGCGCACGCTGCTCATGATTGGCGACAAGGACGTCACCGCCATCGCGAAGGATTTCGCGCCGGCCGACGTGCGGCCCACGCTGGGTAACTACCCGAAGCTCGCGAAAGACGCCGTGGCCGCAATGCCCCACGCGACGCTCGTCGAGTTTCCCGATGCGGGGCACGCGCCCCAGATGCAGGAGCCGGCGCGTTTCCACGAAGCGTTGCTCAAGGGCCTGCAGAGCGCCCATTGA
- a CDS encoding MarR family winged helix-turn-helix transcriptional regulator, producing MPTTKKVPDIHLAGDLKHLHRSLISIVSVMNRPRNDERLIAEAGVRLDQALFRLLVVIERVGPIGVVDLADRLGRDYTTISRQVSKLERMELVIRHENAQDRRMREAVVSAKGKAVTDQLDLARERMGREIFKDWPSDDISDLVRLMRRFADALERATEG from the coding sequence ATGCCCACCACGAAGAAAGTGCCGGACATCCATCTCGCCGGAGATCTGAAGCACCTCCATCGCTCCCTGATCTCGATCGTCAGTGTCATGAACCGGCCGCGAAACGACGAGCGGCTTATCGCCGAAGCGGGCGTACGGCTCGACCAGGCCCTGTTTCGTCTGCTGGTGGTGATCGAACGAGTCGGACCGATCGGCGTGGTCGATCTGGCGGACCGGCTGGGTCGCGACTACACCACGATCAGTCGACAGGTCAGCAAGCTGGAGCGCATGGAGCTGGTCATCCGGCACGAGAATGCGCAGGACCGGCGGATGCGGGAGGCCGTCGTGTCGGCGAAGGGCAAGGCGGTCACCGATCAGCTGGATCTGGCAAGAGAGCGCATGGGGCGTGAGATCTTCAAGGATTGGCCCTCTGACGATATCTCGGACCTGGTCCGCCTGATGCGCAGGTTCGCGGATGCGCTGGAAAGGGCGACAGAGGGTTAG
- a CDS encoding DUF1330 domain-containing protein, whose amino-acid sequence MVSLSQPALEAFFAENDESPVVMLNLIRFEPEGGRERYLEYLGMAKPILARFGAKIVFGGDGLSVLSEGRTQGWDAVVLVQYPRRSAFQTMVADPDYQVAFKVGVSAIADIVLQPLKAIEDIR is encoded by the coding sequence ATGGTTTCGCTGTCGCAACCCGCCCTGGAGGCCTTCTTCGCCGAGAACGACGAATCGCCGGTCGTCATGTTGAATCTCATCCGGTTCGAGCCCGAGGGCGGCCGGGAGAGATACCTCGAGTACCTTGGTATGGCCAAGCCGATCCTCGCTCGATTCGGCGCAAAGATCGTGTTCGGCGGGGATGGTCTGTCCGTGCTCAGCGAAGGGCGAACTCAGGGATGGGATGCCGTCGTGCTGGTTCAGTATCCGCGACGGTCGGCGTTTCAGACGATGGTCGCCGATCCGGATTACCAGGTTGCTTTCAAGGTCGGCGTATCGGCCATTGCCGATATCGTGCTGCAGCCTCTGAAGGCTATCGAGGATATCCGTTGA
- a CDS encoding helix-turn-helix domain-containing protein: MSAQFTNRSMRYLRVASMATLNCTAMNRSGVSISRLTCRGGGLGLSDPHALESAFMISLQLDTYRGELWRNGRRVHTDSWHAGEFTAYDYRDRWKANLVSAFDCVNFHIPMRCFDTAALGLRNPVEHLDVAPGRSIGDPIVDGLARALAEAAKTPGTSSRIFTDHVEMALLTHLATRYGGARVDSRRTSVGLDQSTLSRAKELLCANLAGQISIDELATACGVSSGYLIRAFRMSTGLPPYKWLQRRRVAVAMELLSGTAQPASSIAVACGFADQSHLTRVFQRVVGMPPGAYRRVHGVGADVDQRRGLRVQHGVGPETGRSSDLAEE; encoded by the coding sequence ATGTCCGCGCAGTTTACAAACCGGTCAATGCGATACCTGCGCGTCGCCAGCATGGCGACGCTGAATTGCACGGCGATGAACCGAAGCGGCGTGAGCATAAGCCGGCTTACGTGTCGAGGTGGTGGCCTGGGCCTCAGCGATCCGCATGCGCTCGAGAGCGCCTTCATGATTTCGCTGCAGCTTGATACGTATCGCGGCGAACTTTGGCGTAACGGGCGCCGGGTGCACACGGACAGTTGGCACGCTGGCGAGTTCACCGCGTATGACTACCGGGATCGCTGGAAGGCAAACCTGGTGAGCGCATTCGACTGCGTCAACTTTCACATTCCTATGCGTTGCTTCGATACAGCAGCGCTCGGTCTTCGCAATCCGGTGGAACATCTGGACGTAGCGCCCGGGCGCAGCATCGGGGATCCGATAGTCGACGGCCTCGCGAGAGCACTTGCCGAAGCTGCGAAGACGCCCGGAACGTCCAGCCGCATCTTTACCGATCACGTGGAAATGGCACTCCTGACGCATCTTGCTACGCGATACGGCGGGGCCCGCGTCGATTCGCGCAGAACCAGCGTGGGCCTGGATCAGAGCACGCTAAGCCGAGCGAAAGAGCTGCTTTGCGCCAATCTGGCAGGTCAGATATCGATCGACGAACTCGCAACGGCTTGCGGCGTGTCCAGCGGGTATCTCATCCGCGCATTCAGGATGTCGACCGGCCTCCCGCCGTACAAATGGCTGCAGAGGCGACGCGTGGCAGTTGCGATGGAACTTTTGTCGGGCACAGCACAGCCAGCGAGCAGCATCGCGGTCGCGTGTGGATTCGCCGATCAGAGCCATCTGACGCGCGTGTTCCAGCGCGTTGTCGGCATGCCGCCCGGTGCGTATCGCCGCGTGCATGGGGTTGGTGCTGACGTTGATCAACGACGAGGACTTCGCGTGCAGCATGGCGTCGGGCCTGAGACCGGCCGATCAAGCGACTTAGCCGAAGAGTGA